The DNA region ATGTCGGCCGCATGAAATTGAAGCTTATCAGAAGAAAATTTCTGGCCCTTTGTTAGAGCGCTTGGATCTACAGGTTAATGTGCCGCGCGTTGACTATCAAGATTTACAAGGTGTAGCGGGTGAAAGTTCAGATAGTATTCAAACACGAGTCCAATTGGCTAGAAGTAAACAATTACAACGGTTTTCTGGGCAAAAAATATATACAAATGCGCAAATGAGTGCCTCGCAAGTTCGAACTTATTGTCAACTTGATACAACTGGTAAAAAATTATTGCAACAAGTTTTTACCAGTCTTAACCTAAGTGCGCGCAGTTATGATAAAATATTAAAGGTAGCGCGAACAATTGCCGATTTGGCAGAGCAAGAAAACATTCAAGCGTTACATATTGCTGAGGCTATTCAACTGAGGACAAATGTAATAAAATAAAGATATTTACAGTAGAAGGAGAGAAAAAATGGATTTAAAAATTGGAGAAGTATATCAAGGTTTTATCTTGATTCATAGTGAACAACTACAAGAGGTTAATTCGCAAGCCTATATGTTTAAGCATTTAAAAAGTGGGGCGCGTTTGTTATATTTAGCAAATGATGATGACAATAAAGTTTTTTCTATCAGTTTTAGAACTCCGGCCAGTGATGATACTGGTGTAGCACATATTTTAGAGCATTCGGTGTTATGTGGTTCAAAAAAATTCCCACTAAAAGAGCCTTTTGTAGAATTAGTTAAAGGATCTTTAAATACTTTTTTAAATGCAATGACATTCCCGGATAAAACAATGTATCCAGTAGCCAGTATGAATGATAAAGATTTTCATAACTTAATGGATGTTTATTTAGATGCAGTATTTAATCCACGTATTTATGAAAACAAATATTTGTTAAAACAAGAGGGCTGGCACTATTCACTGCCCAAGTTAGAAGATGAGCTAATCTATAAAGGGGTAGTTTACAATGAAATGAAAGGCGTATATTCATCGCCTGAATCAGTATTGGAACAAGCAAGTCAAGCTTCTTTATTTCCTGACACAACCTACCGCTATGAGTCTGGGGGGCATCCTGAGGCAATTCCTCAGTTAACACAGGCTGATTTTGAAAAATTCCATTCCTTGTATTATCACCCAGCTAATAGTTATATTTATTTATATGGGAAACTAGATATTATAGAGCGTTTGAAATTTATTGATCAAGAATATTTACAAAGTTATGAAGAAATAACAGTGGATTCGGCAATACAACTGCAAGAGCCGTTTAATAAAACTAAAATTACTAAAGTTGAATATCCTTTATCTGAAGGTGAAGATACAAAAGGGCGGAGTTTCTTTAGCCTGGCTTTTGTAGTAGGCGAATCTCATGAAATGGAAAAATATTTAGCCCTAAATATTTTAGACATAATTTTGGTAAATATGCCAGGCTCACCTTTAAAACAAGCTATTTTAGATCGGGAAATTGCTCAAGATGTGGAAAGTAGTACAACAAGTAGTATTAAGCAAAATGTGTTTTCTATTGTAGCTAGTGGCACGGATGCTGATAAGCAAGAAGAATTTGTTAAAACTATTTATGCTAGCTTGCAAGAACTAGCAACTAAAGGAATTGATAAAAAGCTGTTAGAATCAGCGTTAAATATTATTGAGTTTAAATTAAGAGAGGCAGATTTTGGCAATTACCCAAAAGGTCTAATTTATAATATTCGGGTAATGGATACCTGGCTATATGATCAATGTCCGTTAGAAGCATTAAAATATGAAGGTTTGATTGAAAAAATGCGGGAGAACATAAAAGGTCGCTATTTTGAAAACTTCATTGAAACTTATTTGATGGATAATACCCATCGCTCCTTGACGGTATTGACGCCTTGCATAGGTTTGGAAATTGAGCGTGGCAAAGCACTAAAAACTAAGTTAGAAGCAATTAAAGCCCAAGCAACTGCAGCAGAATTAGAACAATTAGTTGTAGAAACAGCTCAATTACAGGCCATGCAAGAATATATTGATCCGCCAGAGGCGTTAGAGAAAATTCCTTTGTTAAAATTAAGTGATATTAAAGCCGAAGCCGAAAAAAGTAACTACAGTGTTACTACTACAAATAAGGTGAATTATTTGTATCAACCAGCTTTTACAAACAAAATTGCTTACATTGAAGGACATTTATCAGCCAATGAATTGCCAGAAGAATTAATTAGCTATTTATATTTGTTAAGTGATTTATTAGGACAATTATCCACTAAAAAATATAATTATTTTGATTTAGCTCAAGAAATTGCTTTACACACTGGCGGGATTAGTTTTAGTGCGAATGTGTTGGCAAGTGAAGAAAATGCGGATGAGTTTGTGGTAAAACTAAGTTGTAATGCTAAAGTTTTACTAAATAAGATGAATAAATTACAAGAATTGATTAGTGAAATTTTATTAGATACTGATTTTACGGATAAAAAAAGGTTGCGTGAGGTTATTAATGAAAGCAAAACCTCCATAGAAGTTGGACTATCAAGTCAAGGGCACACAATTGCAATGAGCAGGCTAGCGGCTTATTTTTCTAAGGCAGCGGCGTTTAGTGAACAAGGTTCTTTAAACTACTATTATTTCATTCGCAATTTAAGTGAAAACTTTGAGACTAAGGCGGAGCAGATAATTAATGACTTACAGACAGTTCTTAAATATGTTGTCAAAGCGCCTAAAGCATTATGGGGTTATTCTTGCGAAACTAGTCACCAAGCACAAGTACTTGCTGAATTACAAGTGCTTAATTCTAAATTGCCACAAACAGAATATCCAGAGGTGGATTACAAGTTGCCAGTTCCAGCTAAAAATGAAGGTATATATACTCCAGGTATGGTGCAATATGTAGCTATGGGCGGTGATTTCAAGAAAAAAGGCTTTAAATATCATGGTAGTATGCGGGTAGTTGAAACTGTTTTGCGGTATGAATATCTTTGGACTAATATTCGGGTTAAAGGTGGCGCTTATGGGGCCATGATTACCTTAAAACGAAACGGGGTATGGCAATTTGTTTCTTATCGCGATCCTAATTTGTTAAATACGATAGAAGTTTATAAGCAAATGGCCGATTATTTGGCAAACTTAGAATTATCCGAGCGAGAAGTTTTAAAATACATAATTGGAACAATGAGTAAAGTAGACATGCCAATGTCTAATGCTGGCAAGTTAACACGAAGTATCACCCGCTATTTATTGGGTTTGTCGGATGAGATAGTTCAACAATCTCGAACACAGATTTTGGCAACAAAATTGCAGGATTTACGTGATACAGCGCAAATTATTGCTAGTATTATGCAGGATAATAATCTTTGCGTAGTAGGTAGTGAAAGTAAAATAAAAGAGGCCAGTAGCCTATTTAATAAAATTTTTGCAGCTACATCTCAAGAATAATTCGGAGCTTAAGTAGCGATTAACAATAGGAGACAAACAATGGGAAATTTTGTACACCTACACAACCATACGGAGTTTAGCTTGTTAGATGGGGCTAGTAGGATTAAAAAATTAATTGCTCAGGCTAAGCAGCAAAATATGCCAGCGATAGCAATAACTGATCATGGGGTAATGTATGGTGTAATTGATTTTTATAAGGAAGCAAAAAAACAAGGAATAAAACCGATAATAGGGTGTGAGGTATACATAAGTTCAACCTCGCGTTTGGATAAGGGTGTTGGTGAGAAGGAGAATTCTTATCATTTAATTTTATTAGCAGAAAACAATATTGGTTATCGAAATCTATTAAAACTAGTTTCCATCGGTCATTTAGAAGGATTTTATTATCGCCCGCGGATTGATAAAGAGGTTTTAAAAAAATATAGTGCAGGTTTAATTTGTTTGAGTGCTTGTATTGCAGGGGAAATCCCGCGTTATATTTTGGAGGGCAATCTTGAAAAAGCTGCGCAAACAGTACAAGAATATGTAGATATTTTTGGTAAAAACAACTTTTTTTTAGAAGTGCAAAACCATGGGTTACCCGAGGAACTAGAGGTAAATAGGCATTTAATAAATTTGGCAACGCGGTTTGAACTTAAGCGGGTAGCTACGAACGATATTCACTATGTGAAGCGTGAAGATAGTGAAGCACAAGATATTTTATTGTGCGTACAAACAGGTAAACGAGTTGCAGATGTGGAACGGATGAAGTTTCCCAATAATGAATTCTATTTAAAAACTTATCAAGAAATGCAAAATTTATTTCCAGATGATCTAGAAGTTTTGGAAACGTCAGTAGAAATAGCCAAACGTTGCCAAGTTGATATTCAATTTGGCAAGTTGCTATTACCTGAGTTTGAATTGCCTGATGGACAGACAGCAGAAGCTTATTTGAAAAACTTATGTCAAAAAGGCCTGCAAGAACGCTACCCTCAAGCTGGGAAAGTAGAATTTGAGCGCTTGGAATATGAGTTGCGCGTAATTAAGGATATGGGCTATGAATCATACTTTTTAATTGTTT from Succinispira mobilis DSM 6222 includes:
- a CDS encoding insulinase family protein, which produces MDLKIGEVYQGFILIHSEQLQEVNSQAYMFKHLKSGARLLYLANDDDNKVFSISFRTPASDDTGVAHILEHSVLCGSKKFPLKEPFVELVKGSLNTFLNAMTFPDKTMYPVASMNDKDFHNLMDVYLDAVFNPRIYENKYLLKQEGWHYSLPKLEDELIYKGVVYNEMKGVYSSPESVLEQASQASLFPDTTYRYESGGHPEAIPQLTQADFEKFHSLYYHPANSYIYLYGKLDIIERLKFIDQEYLQSYEEITVDSAIQLQEPFNKTKITKVEYPLSEGEDTKGRSFFSLAFVVGESHEMEKYLALNILDIILVNMPGSPLKQAILDREIAQDVESSTTSSIKQNVFSIVASGTDADKQEEFVKTIYASLQELATKGIDKKLLESALNIIEFKLREADFGNYPKGLIYNIRVMDTWLYDQCPLEALKYEGLIEKMRENIKGRYFENFIETYLMDNTHRSLTVLTPCIGLEIERGKALKTKLEAIKAQATAAELEQLVVETAQLQAMQEYIDPPEALEKIPLLKLSDIKAEAEKSNYSVTTTNKVNYLYQPAFTNKIAYIEGHLSANELPEELISYLYLLSDLLGQLSTKKYNYFDLAQEIALHTGGISFSANVLASEENADEFVVKLSCNAKVLLNKMNKLQELISEILLDTDFTDKKRLREVINESKTSIEVGLSSQGHTIAMSRLAAYFSKAAAFSEQGSLNYYYFIRNLSENFETKAEQIINDLQTVLKYVVKAPKALWGYSCETSHQAQVLAELQVLNSKLPQTEYPEVDYKLPVPAKNEGIYTPGMVQYVAMGGDFKKKGFKYHGSMRVVETVLRYEYLWTNIRVKGGAYGAMITLKRNGVWQFVSYRDPNLLNTIEVYKQMADYLANLELSEREVLKYIIGTMSKVDMPMSNAGKLTRSITRYLLGLSDEIVQQSRTQILATKLQDLRDTAQIIASIMQDNNLCVVGSESKIKEASSLFNKIFAATSQE